The DNA window TTACGAGGTTAGTCAGGATTCAGTCAGGAATTTGCCAGATTCTGGACAGCAGCCCTACTAGAATGAAATAATTAACACATGATATCCAAAAAGGGAACATTACCAGTGCAGTACTCTTCAATCTCTCAGAGATGGGATTACAAAAGCAGGCCTTACAATATTGAATTTCGTACAGTGTTCATTAAGTTCCTTATATATTCATATTAGCCGATTTAAACGTCTCCTAATTAGAGCCTCTCATtactgctgctcctcctccccgTAGATGTCGTTTTTCTTGCGTTTCATCTCCTCAAAGTCGAACTCTGATCCCATCATCCTCTTGTAAATATCTTTGATGTCGTCGCACGTCGTCTCGAAGTGGGTGGTGGCGTCGTAGGTGCGCGAGATGAAGATCTGGAAGCAGAGGCAGCGTTGGAGCCCCGAGCTGGAGCCTGCCCCCTCCCAGCCCGGCTCAGCCCTCACTCACCTGGCTCTCGGTTCCCAGGTCGGTCGGTGCAAACAGGTCACTGATGCTCACAAACCTGCAGAAGGACAGGAAAAGCCTCAGGGCGGTTTTACAGCAGGAACGGTTCGATCCAAGGGCGACGctccagctgctgaggaaactcAGCCTGAACAGCTCTGGGCGGCCAAACGGCTGCAGATCCCccagcagagagggacaggggCTCGCTGAGGACTCACTTCTGCTCGATGGGCTCCAGGAGGTCCAGGGCTGGCTTGATCTCCTTCTCGGGCTCCGCGGTCTCCACGGTGGTGCTGGCGATGGCGATGTACTTGCCCTGCGCCGCCACGTTGTGAGCGGAGGAAATCATGCACACGTAGATGTCTGGGGGGACAGGGCACAGCCTCAGCCCAGAACCTTCAGCCCAGAACCTTCTCCAGCAGCCCAGAAACTTCTCCAGCCTCAGTCCAGAAACTCCATGCTCATCCCAAAACCTCCCTCAGCCTCATCCTAAAAACCTGCTCATTCCAATCCCAAAGCCCTGCCCACACTTCTTCCCACTGCCCCGGCACTTGGCACCCTCTGCATTGTTCAGAGGACCTGGAGTGAGTCCCATCTCCTGCACACGGAGATCCCCAACATTCAGTTTCCCATGATGGCTCCTGAAATCCAGCAGGATTCCCAGTGCTCTGTCCCAGGCTGAGGCAGCCCCTCAGCCCCCACCCACCTTTCCCAGTCCTGCCGTATGTTCCTCCCAAGTTTTTCTGACCACAGGCTCCTCCCACCTCCCCTAGCTGCTCTGAACTGAGCTGAACCTTAGCCTTGCTGgctgaaaaagcaaaaccccTAAAAGCTCCAGGAGCAGGCCACGAGGTGTCCATTTCCCTGTCTGACCCACACCTCACCCAGACAGAGGCTGGGAAGCACCGCTGCCCCATTCTGCACACACCTGACTTCCGGTTGACCTGGTTCTGTGGAATGATGATCTGGCACGAGTTGGCATCGTTGGTGTTCTTGATGGGGTGGCTCAGGATGCAGATGACCCGGATCACCTGACCCACCTTGGTCACGCGGTCCGACACGTAGCTGGGGTCGCAGATGAGCTGTTTGCAGCGAGCCACCTGAGCACCAACGTGGAAACACCGCCCAGTTTGCATCAAAAGCTGACGTTCCAGTAAGAATTTACCTTTGCATCAATCTGAAGCCTCCAGGCTGCACACACTTTGGTCTCCAGCATGGACTGGCACCTCTGCTCCCGGCCAGGACACGTCATTCCCACCCCAAGGGACACATTATCCCAGCAGCAAGTGCTAAACTGTCCTGTGAGTGCCCACTCCAGTCAGGAGCACATTCAGAGCTCCCAAACAGctgcagcattcccagtttTATCCAGCCAGCTAgaggagaagctgcaggaagGCCACGTGCCAGCTGTCACAAGGTTAGACACAAGGAACAGCTCCCTTCCTGATTTATTCCCTGCCAGCCCATGGAGATTTCATCCCAACTCCTGGAGTAGGGATGCTGAGGACTCCGGCCTCAGGGACCACAGGGAcaacagctccagcccagcacatTTTTTGGCGGGGGGGcttaaaaagtgttttctgtgtATTAGCTGTGATCAATCCCAAAAGGTCTGAGTTCTGATGGGAAGGTGTGGGGTGGGGTGCAGGGAAGTGGGGAAGGGTCCATACCTCCCCCTCAGACTTGACCCCGACCACTTTGCCATTCTCGATGACGATCTCCTCGATGGGCTTGTTGAGCATGTAGGTGCCTCCATAGATTGCACTGAGCCTGCAACAGGAAAACCCCTTCAGCACCTCCAGGGCTGCATCTCAACAGCCCTTCCAgcccccaggctctgctccactTGGATAAACCCCACCTCAGGCACAAACCCCTCAAAATCCTCTGTGTAAACACGCAGGATAAATCCTCTGCCAACAGCATCTCTGAGCAAATCCAGAGGTAAACAGGCCCACAGAGAAAGAATCTCACCAGGAGGAACCTCCTCTTAATTAAGTGAAAAGACATAAAGGACAACAGTATTTTATGCAGCATCACATTCTGGAAGCTCAAGCACTGGCTCCACccatccagctctgctccacccATCCAGCCCCACACTTCCACACCCTACTGGAGGAAACCCAGAGTCAAAGCCAAGCGCTCACCTTGCAAATCCCTGGGGCAGTTCTCCAAGGCCATAGAGGGGGTACAGGTAAGGGCTTTTCCCGTATCGAGCCAGCGACTCGCTGTACAGCTTAATCCTGTTGATTGTTTCTTGGCAGGGTTGATCTAGATAGCTGGGAAGGACAGTTAGACCATTTGGGATGTTTCCCAAAGCGGCACTTCCAGCAGAATACTATGGAAAGCGAAACACTGACTTCCCATGACATTTCCTTCCCTgccccccagctgctcctggcagttCCCTTTCAGGAGCACTCAGTGGCACAAGTTTTAAATAACCAATCAATCCCATCAtaaccccaaatcctgggatTCAGGGAGCAACTGACCCCTCACTTACTCATCAGTCCTGTAGAGAGCGAGGGCATGGCCTGTGAAGTCAATGACATCTTGGCCCAGGTCAAACTTCTTGTACACATCCCTCATGGTGGTTTTCTTGGGATCCACGCCCTCGAAGGTCCGCGAATCGTTCTCGTCAAAGGTGGACACGTACACCAGGAATTTCCTGAACCGGCGCTTCTCGAACAAACCCATTAAACCTAAAAACAGGGGTTTGTGGGAATCCAGCAGAGGCAGGGGATGGTTTGGCAGAACTCAGCAGATCCTCTGGGACTTTTGTGGCCTTCCCATTATCAGCAGTGGCTAAGAACCCACTGAGTGTTCAAAcaaggaatggtttgggctggaagggaccttaaaggtcctTAGTTCCAcccccatgggcagggacacctcccactgtcccaggctgcttcaagccccagtgtccagcctggccttggacactgccagggatccaggggcagccacagctgctttggAAATTCCAGCCCAAGGTCTCCCCACTCTCCCAAGgccccaggaattccttcccaagagcCCATCCAAGCCTGCCCTCCTTCAGCCTAAAGCCactcccctttgtcctgtccctcaAACCCCAAACACAAGGCTAGACAAGGCACCATTTCTGCACTTGAATTCCCCACAAACTGCAGAAGCAAGACTGGACCTGGAGAAACGTGagggcagaggcagcacctCCACTCCTGCCAGGATGAGTGTTTTGGAGACCACACAGGAGACGTGGCCAAACTGCAGGAATTCCTGACTCCTTCAGGAATATCTGCCGTGAGGAAGGCTCAGACCTACACATCTGGGCCCTTAACTATAGAAGTCTCTTTATCAGATGTTTCAGACGTGCTGCTGAACACATCCCACGTCTGGAGTTCATGGAATGCCCTCGAGATCCTAATGGATTTCGCCACACTGTTATTAGTTTTATTTGAGGAGAGAAACTGAAGTAGGCAACAGTTAAGTTTTGAGATGCCACACAACAGAATTAGTCATTCCAATTTGCCTGCAATGTTTTCCACACACACAGTTGCAACAAGGACATGACATCAAATATttatggcagagctgggagcacaaTCCCCAGATAGAACCTCCTGAGGGAGGAAAGCACTGCCAGGTTCTCACTAGAATCTCACTAACCAGGCAGCTTGGAAGCTCCAAGAAAACAGGACTCAGCAAACCCAAGGGGTGTTTGAAGTCCAGGAGGTGCAAGAGAACCCTGAGGATGCGCCTTAACACAAGAATATCCCAAGGGATGGGTTTGCCTCTGTTTAGGGGATCTGAGAAAACAGATAAGGTGCAGCTACTCACTGGAGGCTAAAGCTTCTGCCTCAGTGGAAGGAACTTTGTAGATCTTCCCTCCCTTGTAGACAAAGCTGCCCTCGATCACCTTGAAGTCCAAGTAACGAGTGACTTCTGTGTAGAGCAGCATCTTTACCAACTGACCTGCAGGGGGGTTTAGCAGAGtcagacacagacacagcagctcccaaggcaGCTCCTCCAACACAACAAACCCTTCCCCATGCTCAATTCCCACAGCAGGCTGAAGATAAGCTGGGACTAAAGCAACCAAGCCTTGGCTGGGATCTATCAGTTCTtccactgcagcagccctgagccAGGCACAGAAcaatccctccatccctccatccctccctccatccatccatccagccaTCCCCTGGTGCTCCAGGATGACATTCCAGCATCCAGGGGATGTTTTTTGGCAAAGGGAGCTAGCTCTATGCTGGTAACCCCTTCACTGATTTGGTCTAGACCAGGCCAGTACTGGGATACATGGATACAAGGATGAGTACTGTAAGGAATGACAGTGCCTATCCTATTCCAGCACCCAGCACTAGCCCAAGGAACATGTGGGAGCTCAGGGTCACTCACCATTAGCCATAAGGAATTTTGGAATGAGGTCCACGTTCCAGTCTCTTCCCCGCCCCATAGATTCTGGTGGAGTTCCTGGGAGATTAAACCTTTTGTAGAGCTTTGGAGAGAGAATACAGAACTTATTATAGCCCAGGAAATCTGTCTGGGTGTCATTTCTCCCACACATGGACACACTTTCCacccccacagctccaggctgaacacaaGCTCTTCAGAGCCAGCTTCTGGCTGCAGTTTCAGCTCCAGTCTGAGTTTGGAACATGCAAACGCATCCCATGAACTGTTACAGTAACAACCAGGCAGTGTAATTCTGCTCAACCAGGCTTTCTCCATccaaggatttgggaatttatGAACCTGATGAACTGTCTAACATGACATTTCTTAATCCAATGTACAATTTGGCTGAAGAGTTTTAACATCCAGCTGTAACAGCTCTGGAATGCTCTGTACTAGGATTTGCTCAGATTCCAACTGGAATTACAGGAAACAAACACAATCTACCAAGTCCAAATACCCCACGCTGGACCTGGTGAGGAAATGCCATGAAACTCCCTTATTCAAAGGGAACCCTTAGAGTCATTAATTTGACCCCACCCCAAGGTTAATTTGGAATAAATCCCCTTCATGTGGCTGGGAAGGACACAAAGCTGGGTCTCTCTGCACACTTACATCTTCCAGGGGTGTAATGGATGCACTTTCCCCTCCATAGTAAGAGTTCCGATCCATGTGAAGGACTTTCTTTCCATTCACTGACATAATCCCAGAGAGGATGCATtcctgcaggaaggaaaggatGCAAGGGACAGGTCAGCTGCACTGGAGCCTCCTCCTTCCCCGTTTTCCTAAAGAAGAGCATGTTCAGATACCCACACAGCCCTCTGCAAacaagcacagcagctgcctcaTTCCAGAATTCAGGCACCTCTTGGAGGCAGATTAACCTCTTAATAAATTTATTCTGTGCTCTCGGCAAGCCAAGCAAGGGGCTAGAGCTACACAACCACCACCTATCAGGACTTCCcagaggaattttttgggaattccatgCATTTGAACCAAAGGAAAATCTGTCCTCTAAGGCACCTGCTATCAGTTTAAGGATGTCcacacagaggcagcaggagctgatgaAACCTTACCTGGACTTCAATCAGTCTCCTCCTCCTTAATACCTGCCACACTGGGACACTCAGGATAATCAACAGCTTCTCTCAGAGAGCAGCACAAAGAATAAATGAAGGCATTTGGGTGCTTcatcagctcagctctgctttcctcGCCATGTCCCCACTGAggttccctggagcagcagatcaGCTGCTGTGTCTGACTGCAGCACCGAGAGGCTGAGCCTCACCcctgagcacacacacaggctgCAGAACCAGCTCAGGCCTTGCACAACTAAATCCCCATTAAAACACGACTTTGCACTCGTGCTGCCATTCCCCAGACAAAGAGCTTAACAAAAACTTCAGTGTTTATGTGCTTAGGACAGCTTATCTTGGAGGTTTTACTGATCTCGCTCTGCCTcagctccctccagcagcacaatTCTGGCTGCAACTGAGCTCTCATTCACCATCACCATCTCACTGGTAGGTCCTGGCCACATCTCACATGATGGGTGGGGCCTGTTGgagggggcttggagcagcccggtccagtggaaggtgtcccaacAGTGACaggatggtctttaaggtcctttccaccCAAACCTCGCATTGTTTGCAAACCCCCAGCCAGCTGATGAGAGATGCCAGCAGTGCACATCTGGCAGGATTCATCcaggcagcctgcaggggcCGGAGTCTCCATGAGATCCTTCCTGTTTACTCCACAAGCACTTCAGTCAGGAGTCTCCTCCTGTGGCACTTCCCCCTCCCCTGGAGTGCAGGAGGTTCATTTCCAACTCCAGACTGACCAGTGCAGGTGTCAGGCAGGAAAACCACCAACACCAGGAGTTTCCCACTGGGGATTGTTTGTGTAAATCCTGACTCCAGTCAATCCTCGGTGGAAAGGAAGCCGTAAAACCAAGCTCCCCGgccacagcagctctcagggGTTGTTTTGTTCTGAAGGTGCAGGGATTGCTGGCTGAGGatttgctgtgctggtgcttctAGGTGGTAATGGAAAAACCTTCTATGCTGGGCTtagcagggcactgctggccagTCTGTCACCCACCAGGATGGCACCAAAATCCAGGCCAAGGACCTGAGGAGCAAAGCGGGAGCTGCCTCACGCACAGCACGGACGCTCTGAATTCAGTGCCTCAAGTCATGGAAGATTTCCAGTACAGTGCCCACAAGGCTTCATGATCACCACGTGGACTGTGAGTAGCGAGCCACAGTGCTTCCCACAAAAGCTCTCCACGATCCATCAGCTGCTCCTTCCAAGGATCCTACAAGGTCTCTATTTTTTCCCACAGGATGGAGCAAGCAGAGACCCTCCCGGCAGATACAGCTGCACCAAACCTCGTGTGAAGTCACCACTCAAGGTCTGCAACGCTGAGCAACCACAGAAGTGAAAGTGGCTACGGGGTTAATGATTAACCACACCCAAGGCAGGACTGTCACACCAAGGGCACCACCACCAACCAGTTAAATTCACCGAGCTCTGTGGCTGGACTCCTTGCTAAACCCTGTGATTTATCTCCCCTGGAACATCTCCCAACACCCTGGCTCACCAGCTCTGCCAGATGGTGGCACAGGACTGCAAGTGTCCATGCTGGAGCTGAGCCACCAAGAAGCCAACCAGGATTTCTCAGCTAAGTAAACACCAAAAGAGGGCTGGAGCTCCAGTAAAAGCTGCACAAACTACATCCCTTGGTGTGGATGTCAGCTGATTGCAGTCACACACTAAATCTCAAAGCATTCCTTGCTCTGTCTTCCCAGAAGAGGAATTGTTCGTCCCTTCTTCAGGTCACCCATCCAAATTACCAGCTCTTCCCCTGGAGTGAAtttgaacagcagcagcagatgtaaGAGGCCTTAAGTACCTCTTCACTCCTCTTTCACACCCATTAAACACCGCTGTGGGGCCTGAGGTGGAGCTCTTACACTGCTATTTCACCCAAGGCTCACTGAACAACCCTTCCATCAGTCAGGCACCGAAATCCTGCACCGCCGTGATGGCCATAAAGCACACGGGCCGCACAATGGATTTATACTCCCAGCTCAGCAATTCCTTTGGACGCCGTGCTGGCTGCAGGACCAGGAATTGCTTGATGCCTGACGCTGTCATTTGGGTCAGGGAGCgaggaaaacaaacagcctGTGCTGATAAGGGGAGGGCTGAGAAGAGTTTAGAGTGCAAATAAAAAAGGGGAAGTGTCAGAGTCCAAATCTGTGCATTTTTAGCAAAAAATAAACGTTGCCAGCACCAAACAggaacagggagcagctgctgacagaagcagcaggacacagcagggagagctccGGGTATGCGGATCCAAGAGAAACCTCATGCAAACTGCAGTCACGCTGCTATTACAATGCACTGCCTCCGCCAGTTCAGGTTACGAGGCTCCCAGGAGCTCATTGTGCTGCTGAATGAACGGCAGAGGAGTCTGAGCGCCACCGACGTCATCTGCAGCCAcgctctgctgctgcaaatgGCCGGGGAACCAGGGAGAAGAAACCAGCACTGGGAATGTGGAGACAGCACATCCAGTGTGAatccatggaaataaaaaaaaggagtaaCTTGGAGGTATCGGTGTTTCCGTGCTTGCTTTAGACTATCAGCTCTTCCCTGGAGTGCAGGAGCTGGTCATGAGCAGACCTTGTGCACACAGAGGCCTTGAGGAATGGAGGGAAGCAGGGTGGTTTCCGTGGATTTTCTCCAAGTAGGGCGGCAGCTCAGAAAGGCTCAGACAGCCCGATGGAAACTGGAGCCAGCGCCGCTCCTGTAACGGCGCCGAGGGGAGGATTGGGCACTGAGCATCGAGCAAAACCCCTTCGGCTTCGGCAGCGGGCTCTGGCACCGCCAGGCTCTTTCTTCGAAAGGCAGGGCCGAGCTGTGCCCGGAGAGTCACACTCTAGGCTTGCAAGGGATCTCTGGAGATCCTCGGTCCAACCtaggcagggtcacctggagcaggtgactcAGGCAATGCCACCTGTCACCGCCTGACCCGAAGCTCTGCTCATCCCACAGACTGCCAAAACGACTGCTCGCTGCACTGCAACAATCCCCTCTGCTACCAGGGGACAATGACACTCCACAGGGTCCTCACAGCCACTCTGAGGCTCCTCTGGGCCTGTATGAATAAATATATCCTGAACCAATGAGTTTGGCTCCTCTGCTCCTACAGAAAGTGAATCTGTATCTTTGTGATGGATTTGAATAGCTTTAACATGGGGAGGCAGCTGGCAGGTAAGAAGCTTAGTTCAGCCCGCAAAGAGTGAAACCTCAGCAGGAACAGAGCATTCACCTACTGGGGATAAACTGGAAGGTTTAATTGTCCCCAAAATTCATGGGAAACAACTCTAGAAGCAAAGAAGGCAGATAACAGAGCCTGTCACCAGGCACAACACCCTGCTCTGAAATAACCCAGTGAGGAAGTACCGAGCCACTTCCACACCAGAGAGGGGGAAATTACTGTGACCCGGGAAATCACAGCAAACTGAAAAGAGAGGTGTGAAAATACAGCCATGAGGAGCTCTCCAGTCTGTGACCACTGCACCAGATTAAAAACGAGTTTGTGCACTAGCTCTGCGGGAAGATGATCCCTAATCTGCCACACACCACGCACATGGAAAGCCTAAGACAAGGACCTTAAAGCTATTAAAACTCCAGCAACCTGGAGAAGCCATTCCCACCAGGAAAGAGGCAGCTGGaagatccagcagcagccaggcaggcagaTCAGACTCATCAGGGCCTTGCAAACAGGGCCTGGCACTTCACACGGCTCCATGCAGCAGGAGCCATGGAGGTCACTGCAGCTGGTGGAAATCTGAGGGGTTGTATCAGCTGTAATTCAGGATTATTTTTCCCCACAGGGCTAAGACATCTCTATtgcagctggcactgcaagGGGTCTCTGATTAGCacacagaagggaaaaactGAAATAGTGTGAGTGCCAGTAATCCCAGTCCTAAAGCTGCCTTTAGTCCTTCATTACTGGTTGAGGAAGAGATTAACACCTGAAATACTCATGTTTCACTTCCAGATCCATGCCAGTGGAATTTACAGGTGCACTCACTGGCCCCACAGACCCAACCAGAATGACCACTACAATGGATGTATTTGTGCTCTTTCACAAAGCCTCCAACGActccttcttcctctttaaACCGACTAAACTTTCCCTTTAAAACCTCCATATCAGCAGCAGAGTCTCAACCTCAGAGCTACAACAGGGGCCTGATGGGGCTCCAGCAGCTTGAAGGAAAAGGTTGCAAACATCACCTCCATGACAGCTCCtttggaaaaaggaaggaacaACTGGATGTG is part of the Cinclus cinclus chromosome 4, bCinCin1.1, whole genome shotgun sequence genome and encodes:
- the GDI2 gene encoding rab GDP dissociation inhibitor beta isoform X2; protein product: MNEEYDVIVLGTGLTECILSGIMSVNGKKVLHMDRNSYYGGESASITPLEDLYKRFNLPGTPPESMGRGRDWNVDLIPKFLMANGLMGLFEKRRFRKFLVYVSTFDENDSRTFEGVDPKKTTMRDVYKKFDLGQDVIDFTGHALALYRTDDYLDQPCQETINRIKLYSESLARYGKSPYLYPLYGLGELPQGFARLSAIYGGTYMLNKPIEEIVIENGKVVGVKSEGEVARCKQLICDPSYVSDRVTKVGQVIRVICILSHPIKNTNDANSCQIIIPQNQVNRKSDIYVCMISSAHNVAAQGKYIAIASTTVETAEPEKEIKPALDLLEPIEQKFVSISDLFAPTDLGTESQIFISRTYDATTHFETTCDDIKDIYKRMMGSEFDFEEMKRKKNDIYGEEEQQ
- the GDI2 gene encoding rab GDP dissociation inhibitor beta isoform X1; amino-acid sequence: MNEEYDVIVLGTGLTECILSGIMSVNGKKVLHMDRNSYYGGESASITPLEDLYKRFNLPGTPPESMGRGRDWNVDLIPKFLMANGQLVKMLLYTEVTRYLDFKVIEGSFVYKGGKIYKVPSTEAEALASSLMGLFEKRRFRKFLVYVSTFDENDSRTFEGVDPKKTTMRDVYKKFDLGQDVIDFTGHALALYRTDDYLDQPCQETINRIKLYSESLARYGKSPYLYPLYGLGELPQGFARLSAIYGGTYMLNKPIEEIVIENGKVVGVKSEGEVARCKQLICDPSYVSDRVTKVGQVIRVICILSHPIKNTNDANSCQIIIPQNQVNRKSDIYVCMISSAHNVAAQGKYIAIASTTVETAEPEKEIKPALDLLEPIEQKFVSISDLFAPTDLGTESQIFISRTYDATTHFETTCDDIKDIYKRMMGSEFDFEEMKRKKNDIYGEEEQQ